One window of Pocillopora verrucosa isolate sample1 chromosome 9, ASM3666991v2, whole genome shotgun sequence genomic DNA carries:
- the LOC131791400 gene encoding E3 ubiquitin-protein ligase MARCHF3-like, translated as MEGTCIKLEEESILDNRTPMDAVTTQRDMTVINSSKENEHVVGSSKNSEIQDAIGSADCSDHSFADKKSTSSEDPLLSSSAVAPLKDGCADLTEEDECRICQSRGEEVLISPCKCAGSAKWVHESCLVKWFQISQTTSCELCSRFVVIRKRTKPFQQWRIPRDGLGPCSRLDLWYLFVTIFSICTILGFGIFQMLVKSKEPETTAVFAAIYALCGIMILLRIHYFYVWFTRRSKFWRKWKTENRVWTVASPGTVLKYNEEGTIV; from the exons ATGGAAGGTACCTGTATAAAACTCGAAGAGGAAAGTATTTTGGATAACCGTACCCCAATGGATGCTGTTACCACGCAGCGTGACATGACAGTGATAAATTCCTCGAAAGAGAACGAGCACGTAGTGGGATCATCGAAAAACAGCGAGATTCAAGATGCAATCGGAAGCGCTGACTGTAGCGATCATTCGTTCGCTGACAAAAAGAGCACATCCAGCGAAGACCCACTTCTCTCCTCGTCGGCTGTCGCGCCCTTAAAGGACGGGTGTGCCGACTTGACTGAAGAGGATGAGTGTAGAATTTGTCAAAGTAGAGGAGAAGAAGTTTTAATCAGCCCGTGCAAATGCGCTGGGTCTGCGAAATGGGTTCACGAGAGTTGTCTGGTAAAGTGGTTCCAAATTTCCCAAACGACCTCGTGTGAGCTGTGTTCACGATTTGTGGTTATCAGGAAGCGGACAAAACCGTTTCAGCAG TGGCGCATACCCCGCGATGGACTGGGACCTTGCAGTCGCTTGGATCTCTGGTACTTGTTTGTCACAATATTTAGTATTTGCACCATTTTAGgatttggtatttttcaaatgttaGTCAAGTCCAAGGAGCCGGAAACAACTGCAGTGTTTGCCGCTATTTATGCTCTTTGTGGAATAATGATCCTCTTGAGAATTCACTACTTCTACGTGTGGTTCACTCGACGAAGCAAATTTTGGCGAAAGTGGAAAACTGAGAATCGAGTCTGGACTGTGGCCTCTCCTGGAACAGTTCTGAAGTACAACGAAGAGGGTACAATTGTATGA